Within the Miscanthus floridulus cultivar M001 chromosome 17, ASM1932011v1, whole genome shotgun sequence genome, the region GTGCTGTGTATGTACCCAAGTGGGAGAGGTGAATCATGGTCTGAGAGAAATTTTCTTAAGCGTCCATTGACGACCTGGGATTTGAGCTAGTGATTGTCCTCCCTCTTTGTTTTTTCTTCTGTACTGTCTGACCATTTCATCAAGTTCAGGTTGCACACTATGCAACATGATAGTATTAATCTGACTATCTGATAAAAAAAGCCTTTGAAATATGAGATTTTTCAGTATGCCTAAGTTCATATAACACAAACCTTAGATGCTATCATCACCCCATTCTATGGCAGCTGTTAACATTGCCATGCATCTATTTAGTATTCTTCTGCATTCTTTGACACTGCTAACACAGTTGGTTGGCTGGAATGATGAATCAATTTGTTCAGTTAGCAGTATGTACATCTTTGAcactgctgttttttttttctttcatgtaGTGGTGTTGGATCCCAAGTTCTTTCAGATGATGGTGGTGGTTCGGCGGATGATATGAATATGTTTGCTTTCCATGATGCTATTGCTAATGCGTTGGTTGGGTGATTCATTGTTAGAAACTTGAGTATTTTGTAGCAATTACACTACCCAAATGGATGTTATTTACGACTATTATTGTACATTGCAATTTAATGGAACCATATTGCTATCTCAAACTTTAAAaatattcccaccattgcctTCGGATCATTGTGACGAATCAAAAGAGGTATCATCAGCGTCAGGGGTACATAGGTCAATTTACATCCAGAACAGATAATCTACTAGAAATAATCAGGACAGCCAAACGCCCAGTTTATTCAGACAGCAGATTCTCCAGATCGTGACTTATTAGATAAGCCTGCTCAGCTTATAAGCGAGACTCAGAAAAGCTAAAACAAACAGACCCATAGGCTCGCCGGCCCGTTGATGAAGCCTTTTCCTCATCTCTTCTAGATCACTTGACTTTTGAGGAATCTGGGAGGGTGCAGCGGCGACCGCCTAGGACCCAACACAGGAGGGCGCCCAGACCTTGATACGCATGCCATTAGTCAACTCTCAGACGCCGAGACGAGAACCCATGGAGGCGAAGCGATCAccgatccagcagcagcaaccGTTCGCTTGAGATGAGAGAGCTAGATCACGCGAGTAGACTTTTTCCCGTAGGCGACTTGCGTCCACGGACCAGTGACAATTCTAACACCGTCCACACTCACCAGGCCTGACGACACAGTCACGCCGGCCAATCTCTGATTCTCCGTCTCACCGTATGGGGATTCAGGCAATCAAGGTTGTAGGCTGGCTCCATCTCTCCAACGGAGGTCTGTTTGGggttttcttttctatttgtcTCTTCCAGTCTTGTTAACATAGGTAATACATTCTAGATACTTGTAATTGCTAATTGGTTAGGGTTGTTTTTTATTCTATGCTCATATAGTCATATAGTATATGTTTTGTTTAGGTGTTGGTTTGGAATTTTACAATATAATGATGATAGCTAAGCAACATTTGTCTGGTGCTGAGAAAAAAGGAACAAAAAAGAGAACTACAGATCAGTTTATATTCAGTCGCGCCAATCTTAATCATATATAAGTTCTTTTATTAATCTTGACATTGTTCATCCATCATTATCAAACTTGTTCAATTAATAATGTcactagtgaaaggtcctaatatggctagaggggggttgaatagcctatttaaaaatctacaaatcaactagagcaatttgattagtatgacaaatagcgtaatgcaaacttgctctagctctacaagggttgcaagccacctatccaacaattctagttgcaatgaatacttaggcacacaaacttgctatgtaattactcactaagagctctcaaccttgctactctaaagagctcaactagatgaatgtaaataataaagcaagctctcaattctaattacactaaagagcttgtatcaactagtttgcaagaatgtaaatgagtgagtagagtgattataccgacgtgtaggggatgaaccaatcacaagatgaatatatagccaatcaccgggagaatgccaaagaagagagacaatcgattttctcccgaggttcacgtgcttgccaacacgctacgttcccgttgtgtcgaccaacacttggtggttcggcggctaagaggtgtttcacaaacctcgtccacatgattggacaccgtaagaaccgacccacaagtgaggtaactcaatgacacgagcaatttactagagttacctttcggcactccgccgaggaaggtacaactcgccttacaatcaccggagacggccacgaacaatcaccaactcatgccgatcctccaccgctgctccaaccgtctaggtggtggcaaccaccaagagaaacaagcgaaatccgcagcgcaacacgaataccaagtgcctctagatgcaatcactcaagcaatgcacttggattttctcccaatctcacaatgatgatggatcaatgatggagatgagtgggagggctttggctaagctcacaaggatgctatgtcaatgaaaatgtgcaagagttgtcccttgagccggccatggggctataaatagaacccccatcaaatagagccgttgtaccccttcactgggcaaaacacgctctgaccggacgctccagtcataccgaccggacgctggccctcagcgtccgatcacccgatggacgccacgcgtcaccagcttcaaacgctgttcgtcagatttcaacggctacgaagttgaccggacgctccggtcaaaactgaccggacgctgaagccccagcgtccggtcgtttccagtaagctccccgaggcatattttttcgaccggacgcgtccggtccaccttgaccggacgcagaccagcgtccggcgctcaaccctagcgactgtgccgtctgacagctcgaccggacgcagcccttcagcgtccggtcgctgagtgacccagcgtccggtcagtagaccgacgccagcatcatttcgaccaactccatttcaactctaactacttcacccttactcaaatgtgccaaccaccaagaattttgcatccggcgcaatagaaaatagacatttcattttcccaaaagcgccgaatcccgccgagcaagctcggcgggagggagagagggacccaaacccatctcaaccctgcaaacaccttgtgcacatgtgttagcatattttcacaaatattatcaagggtgttagcactccactcgatcctaaatgcatatgcaatgagttagagcatctagtggcactttgataaccgcattccgatacgagtttcactcctcttaatagtacggctatctatcctaaatgtgatcacactcactaagtgtcttgatcactaaaacaaaatgactcctatattttatacctttgccttgagccttttgtttttctctttcttcttttccaagttcaagcatttgatcatcaccatgctatcaccattgtcatgatcttcgtcattgcttcatcacttggagtagtgctacctatctcataatcactttgataaactaggttagcacttagggtttcatcaattaaccaaaaccaaactagagctttcaatctccccctttttggtaattgatgacaacccttatacaaagatatgaattaaagttcatttgaatccatgttgcttgcccaagcatatttaccatgtgtaaaggatatggacaagtttcatgaactccatatggtagcaattgctccccctacatatgtgctaagagtttggattgtagctttgcacatatgcttagataggaaatataggagtcaatttctaccaaatgatgctaaggtataagagatggacctttgaagcgtgataccaatcggagtgcgccaatataccatccttagcaccattagtaactagacatacacaaaaactagaataccccatgagatcaacattaaaagcaagggtctagttttcataatgtgagcatgagtctagttacttttagcctatgcatgctagtttttcatttcatcattcaaacctataactagcatacaccacacaagcatggatgttgaaacTTAGAATTTGTACCATgcgagcaaatatatgaaatgttcattcaaatgcatcatacaagtttatgagcttgctccccctacttgtgtgctcaaaattttaattgatccctttcctttagcacatctctccccttatgtccaatactcccctatcactcatatctttgtttctctccccctttgtcaacaattagcacaaaaggtgagcttaaattatggataggttggggtgaaaccatgtgaaataaggatcatttactcaattttggttcaatctagattacttgcaaaagatatttaactcggtttgatccaaggacaagcttcttcacacctccaaataagggttatcttgtaccatgttgagttaaacacttatagctcattttctaaatcaaacactaggtttacaagcccacaaacatgtcatatgctaccactagattatttcaaacatacaagcaatagtggtaccatataagcatcaaattcatttgatttttatgaatgagcctaggacatgataggaatgactagatgcactaaacaagtccttagtaatgaatggatgacatgtcaatcaactttaccttgctttgctcgaaggagaggcatgtcatataatgggggtgcatcaacacatattggagaagtcaagtatgttcaattcattccttagcttgcaaaacctcttctcatcaagtggcttggtgaatatgtcggcaagttgatcttcggtgcccacactctctatgcaaatgtcccctttttgttggtgatctcttatgaaatgatagcggacatcaatatgctttgttcttgagtgttgaatcgggttgttggtgagcttgacggcactttcattgtcacatagcaatggcacttgcttgaacttgattccaaagtcacttaaggtagccttcatccaaagtaattgagcacaacaactaccggccgaaatgtactccgcttcggcggttgaaagtgctacactattttgcttctttgatgaccaagatacaagtgatcttcccaatagttgacatgtgcccgatgtgctctttctctcaactttgcatcccgcataatcggaatccgaatatccaatcaactcaaatcttgctcctttgggataccataatccaacatgttgtgtatgcttcaagtacctcaatattctctttgttgccttcaaatgactttctcttggtgaggcttgaaatcttgcacacatgcatacactaaacatcacatccggtcttgatgcggtcacatagagtaaacttccaatcatagaccgatacatcttttgatccaccatgttgccactagcattactatctaagcttccacttgttcccattggtgtactaatagctttgctctcatccatttcaaacttcttgagcatgtccttgatatacttgccttgactcacaaatgtgccattcttcatttgcttgatttgaagaccaaggaagtaactaagttctccaatcatagacatctcaaactcacttgccatcatcttgccaaactcctcacaaaattcttgatttgttgatccaaagatgatattatcaacatagatttgcatcacaaacaagtcatttccaagccttttggtgaagagagtggtgtcaacctttcccatcttgaatcccttagagagtaggaaatccctcaatttctcatatcatgctctaggtgcttgtttcaatccatacaaagcctttctcaacttgaacacatggttgggtttcttttcatcttcaaaaccgggaggttgctcaacatacacaagctcattgatgtacccattgagaaatgcactcttcacatccatttgatacaacttgatgttatgggcataagcataagctagcaagatcctaattgcttccaatcttgcaaccggggcatatgtttctccaaagtcaagaccttcaacttgagtataaccttgagccactaatcttgctttgttccttattactatcccatcttgatcttgcttgttctgaaagacccatttggttccaatcacattatgacccttaggcctctcaactaactcccatacttggtttcttgtgaagttgtttagctcttcatgcatagcattgacccaatcaacatcattcaaagcttcatctatcttcttaggctcaatggatgacacaaatgagaagtgctcacaaaatgatgccaatcttgatctagttcgcacacctcttgaaatatcaccaatgatagtgtccaatggatgatctcttgcaacattagttggttaaagcacttgcacttgatttctagcatttgattgatcacttggttgagatgatgaactagccatttgttgatcttgcacattgccattactagtgcttgcttggatttgatcatgagaaccactggcttgcacatttgagttagagagcacttgattcttgtcatcttcaatatcaatcacctctctaggccttatatcaccaatgtccatgttcttcattgcattgaccaattgagtgcctcttacatcatctagattctcatcttcctcttgggaaccatttgtttcatcaaattccacgtcatgaacctcctcaagagtaccactagccaaattccaaactctataagccttgctagtagtggagtaaccaagcaagaaaccttcatcacatttcttttcaaacttgctcaatctagtgcctttcttcaatatatagcatttacatccaaaaacccgaaagtatgctatgttgggctttcttccattcaatagctcatagggtgtcttctccatcatggggtgacaatagagtcggttgctatagtagcaagccatgttgattgcttcggcccaaaatgaatgactcacattgtactcactcaacattgatcttgccatatcaatcaaggttctattctttctttcaactagcccatttgattgaggagtatatttggccgagaattgatgtctaattccaaattcatcacataactcatcaattcttgtattcttgaattcactaccattgtcacttctcactttcttgattgttgtttcaaactcattatgaatgcccttgacaaatgatttgaatattgcaaacacatcactcttgtcaccaagaaagaacacccaagtgtatctagtgaaatcatccacaatcacaaatccatatttatttccaccaatgctagtgtatgtggttggtccaaacaaatccatatgcatcaactcaaatgtcttggatgtactcatcatgcttttcttaggatgtgtattaccaacttgttttccggcttgacatgcactacatagcttatccttttcaaatgtgatatctttcaagcctctaactaagtcatgcttaatcaatttgttcaattgtttcattccaacatgaccaagccttctatgccataaccaacccatgctagacttagtgatcaaacatgttgacaattgagcctctctagcattgaaatcaactaagtatagattctcatatctaaatcctttgaatatcaagtttgagccatctacacttatgatctctacatcatccacaccaaatatgcatttaaaaccaagatcacacaattgggctaccgataataggttgaaattcaagctctctactagtagcacattgagaatgctcaagtcattggatattgcaatcttaccaagtcccttgactttgcctttgccattgtcaccaaatgtgatactatcaatcccattgctcttgctttcattgattgaattgaacattcttgaatcaccggtcatgtgttgtgtgcacccactatcaagcacccaatgccttcctctggctttataatttacctacaaaagaagatcaattctttttaggtacccaaacttgcttgggtccttgtaggttagtcaccaaggtctttggtacccaaatggccttcttctttgggcccacaattggtgtaccaatgaacttagccttcacaccattggcacccttataaagcatgtaacaagaaacaaatttgattgaggatacattaggtagcttgttcttgttagtcttgcaattttgctctatatgcccaacttgcttgcatctattgcaaaaccgattattgctcttcacaaagctagctttgggagtgacaaaggtcgccttgcctttcttgggggtatagcctaatccctctttattgagaaaaaacctttggctacccaagcactttagcaagcgggcatctccaccataggcattgcctaaggcacgagtgagctcattcaccttcttcttgagggtttcattttccaccattagtgatgtattattcataggtggagtggtaatggttgtgctacaagaagtgttagtgggagcaacaataatgggttcatgaaaagattcatcaataagatcacatgttagtcccacatcacatgttactatcacttgctccttcttggcttcctccttcttgagttgctcaatgagagagaagtgagccttttcaagcttagagtgagctttgccaagcttctcatgggcatccactagcccctcatgagtggcattgagctcatcaaaggattactcaagaaattttactttcttgcgcaattctttgcactcctttctcttcatctcattgcaagcgtgcacttgctcacacatgtccatgagctcctccttggagtactcctcatcttcttcatcactcctacaagaatcactttcatcatcatcactcttatcatattttaccttggtaggcttagccatgaggcatgttgatggagtgtcgaagatggagggcttgtcgttgatggcgatgcttgctagtgctttcttgattgatttcttgccatcatcactagagtcatcactatccgatgagccatcactatcccaagtgaccacatagcctccacccttcttcttcttttgaaatgtcatcctcttctctctcttctccttcttttctttcttgtccttcttgtgtttgttcttctcatcttcatcattgtcactattgtaaggacaattgGCTACCacatgatcgggactcttgcaattatagcatcttctcacatattctttgctcttggtatgatctcttcttttttttgcaccatagcctttcttcttcatgaacttgcccatcttgcgcacaaagagagccatagcttcatcatcaatatcactaagatcctcatcatcacttgactctttctttgatttgcccttgttcttgtatgatgatgagctagccttgaatgctacactcttcttcttcttgtcctccttgtcatccccctccctttccacacggtatgtctcttgtgtcatgacttcacctagtacttggttgggggtgatctcctttaatcctcctcttatgattagcattctcaacatttcaaaccttggaggtagactcatcaagaaccgatgagagacatcatcattcttgatcttttctcctaaggccttcaagtcattgacaatgacttgcaagcgatggaacatctccggtatgctctcatcatctttcatcttgaaacctatcaacttgtccttgagaatatataacttggcactcttcacctccggtgtgccctcataggtttcctccaatctcctccacacttcatttgctctttcacaatccttgatttgctcaaacacctttggatcAAGGGCATTGTAtagggtgttgagagccattgtattgcattgcttgttagacttatcttggttggtgggattgtcgggattaataatagcataatcattctcggttacatcccatacttgatcattgattgaaccaagatacacacttatctttctcttccaataatcatagcttgtgccatcaaagaatggtggtttgccccccacatggttgaacacaacttgagtcataatttgacaccgaggttgttaagccttcaatcaaacggtgaccacggctccgataccacttgaaaggtcctaatatggctagagggggggtgaatagcctatttaaaaatctacaaatcaactagagcaatttgattagtatgacaaatagcgtaatgcaaacttgctctagctctacaagggttgcaagccacctatccaacaattctagttgcaatgaatacttaggcacacaaacttgctatgtaattactcactaagagctctcaaccttgctactctaaagagctcaactagatgaatgtaaataataaagcaagctctcaattctaattacactaaagagcttgtatcaactagtttgcaagaatgtaaatgagtgagtagagtgattataccgacgtgtaggggatgaaccaatcataagatgaatatatagccaatcaccgggagaatgccaaagaagagagacaatcgattttctcccgaggttcatgtgcttgccaacacgctacgtccccgttgtgtcgaccaacacttggtggttcggcggctaagaggtgtttcacaaacctcgtccacatgattggacaccgtaagaaccgacccacaagtgaggtaactcaatgacacgagcaatttactagagttaccttttggcactccgccgaggaaggtacaactcgccttacaatcaccggagacggccacgaacaatcaccaactcatgccgatcctccaccgctgctccaaccgtctaggtggtggcaaccaccaagagaaacaagcgaaatccgcagcgcaacacgaataccaagtgcctctagatgcaatcactcaagcaatgcacttggattttctcccaatctcacaatgatgatggatcaatgatggagatgagtgggagggctttggctaagctcacaaggatgctatgtcaatgaaaatgtgcaagagttgtcccttgagccggccatggggctataaatagaacccccatcaaatagagccgttgtaccccttcactgggcaaaacacgctctgaccggacgctccagtcataccgaccggacgctggccctcagcgtccgatcacccgatggacgccacgcgtcaccagcttcaaacgctgttcgtcagatttcaacggctacgaagttgaccggacgctccggtcaaaactgaccggacgctgaagccccagcgtccggtcgtttccagtaagctccccgaggcatattttttcgaccggacgcgtccggtccaccttgaccggacgcagaccagcgtccggcgctcaaccctagcgactgtgccgtctgacagctcgaccggacgcagcccttcagcgtccggtcgctgagtgacccagcgtccggtcagtagaccgacgccagcatcatttcgaccaactccatttcaactctaactacttcacccttactcaaatgtgccaaccaccaagaattttgcatccggcgcaatagaaaatagacatttcattttcccaaaagcgccgaatcccgccgagcaagctcggcgggagggagagagggacccaaacccatctcaaccctgcaaacaccttgtgcacatgtgttagcatattttcacaaatattatcaagggtgttagcactccactcgatcctaaatgcatatgcaatgagttagagcatctagtggcactttgataaccgcattccgatacgagtttcactcctcttaatagtacggctatctatcctaaatgtgatcacactcactaagtgtcttgatcactaaaacaaaatgactcctatattttatacctttgccttgagccttttgtttttctctttcttcttttccaagttcaagcatttgatcatcaccatgctatcaccattgtcatgatcttcgtcattgcttcatcacttggagtagtgctacctatctcataatcactttgataaactaggttagcacttagggtttcatcaattaactaaaaccaaactagagctttcaactagcTCTGCAAAATATATTAGACACATATATATAGTCTTCATCTTGAGGGCCTATGGTTGTGACCGCCGTAGAGTCCTCGAaacttaggcctggtttagttcccaaaaattttaaccctaaactatcacatcaaatcttgcggcacatgcatagagtattaaatatagacgaaaaaaaaactaattgcacagtctggttggaaatcgcgagacgaatgttttaagactaattagtccatgattagccataagtgccacagtaactaacatgcgctaatgacggattaattagccttaataaattcatctcgcattTTCCAGaggagctatgtaattagttttttttattagtatccgaaaacctctTCCGATATCTCCGAAACATCCAATGTGACATCTAAAATTTTTTATTTCGTAAACTAAACGCAGCCTTAAACAGCACAAGGGTTGGGTATCGGCAGTACATGTTGCAGTTGCAGCCTCGTGCTAGCTAGACGCCTAGACCTAGTGATGGTCGTTGgagtgcttcttcttcctctcgaagAGGCCGTCAGGACCTGAAACCCAAGCAAGACCAAGTAGCTAGTGAAGTCCGTGATTAGGCAATCTGTTTATTTATCTAAATACAATGCTCATTTTTTGAGAAGTGAATGAAACAACTTTAattttgatctaatctacacaaAAACAAATACTAACAGTTATAATTGcagataaatattattagattaatcatgAAATTCTTTTCATATAGTAAACTTATATGGAGACAAAAAATGTTTATAGTATTTCTCTATAGACTTGgtaaaaaaagttaaaaatatttgatttggtttaaatctagaattgtattctttctaGGAGAGAATTAGTTCGTGGTTTCTAGTCTTGGTTTAAATTTGGAATTGTATTCTTTTTGGGACAAAAGTAAATCCGTGGTTTATATATGTTACCCCAGGGGAAGTCCTTGTTCCTGATGTGCAGGTACGGGTACGGCGGTGGGTCGGGGAACTCCTGGTGGCCCTTGGACAGGTTGTACACGGCCAGCACGGTGCAGGTGGCGATCCCGGCGTAAGTGATCCGCTCCCACTTGACGGCCTCCTCTGCAAGTGCAAACACACATTCAGAGCTCAGCTCCAACGTCAACTATGCAAGCTAATAAGCTGGTAATGGTAGCTGTCTCTTACTCGCGTCGTCGTGGCGTGCGGCGGAGGAGGCGAACCCGCGGCGGCGCAGCG harbors:
- the LOC136517321 gene encoding cytochrome c oxidase subunit 6a, mitochondrial-like, yielding MAAPMACFLAAGNAATKRCAGTALRRRGFASSAARHDDAKEAVKWERITYAGIATCTVLAVYNLSKGHQEFPDPPPYPYLHIRNKDFPWGPDGLFERKKKHSNDHH